TGATCAGTTAAAACTGTGATACAGATGACAAAAGAGGACGTGCTCCTTCTTTTATATCATAGAAATTTCGGTGTTatattctgtgtttcatgtaCCAGTTTATTAAATACTGTAGTATTGATAACCTccaaagttaaacattttttttttatctatacTTTGTATTGTTTagctgtgttttattatcacgttgatgcatgttgttgttttcattcttaTTAAACTTGATATTTTAAGTCTGTTTCCACAGAGAtatgtttgagttttttgtgATTCTGCTGTTAAGATTTGAATGTTAACACACACCGCCAGGATCAATGTGAATCCAGCCACTGTTGTGAATCTACGTCGACGCATGCTACGTAAACCAACGGATTTACATATTCAAATACGTCGATTATGTCCTGTATCAAACCAACCGTCTTCATATTGTAATTAAAGAAGCCGATGTGAACATAGAACCAAATGCATAAGGAGTGACAATAATAAAAGTACTGAGAACATCATATGAATACCCCTCTCTGGCCCTGTGATtcatttaattcagtttttcatttatAAGTGAATTAAgattatcagcagaatgtgaataCATTATGATGTCTATGTAGGCTGtcatgttgcagagatatctactaaagttagcatgctaatagcTAGCCTTGATACATGCTGGTCCAAAGGTCCAGTGCTGACGGCATAAACACCAACATGATTCTGTTGCTAtgagctcccagtccggacCACCACATGCAACTCACCAAGTGATTTAGCTAACgacagccacagttagcagcagctagctgTGTCTATGGTGACACGTTTGTTTTGAGTGTTCAGCAGCTTCAACAgctggccagttcttacatactgcacctttaaagttgaaGATTATCACACCATGTATGTTTGTACATCAATGGTATTGAACcataatgaaattaaaagagTTTTTAGCATTcatatcaagtttcatgtctgtcaggatattttgtgaaattataataaaatgtttgttcaatcaaaaaacacaacaaaagatttaattttttaaatcattgttaATTATGATTGTGTAATATCCTGATTCTGTGaaactgatattttctgagacTGTAATCATAACCTGAAAATCTCAAACTGTTGCAACCAGATTATGATTAAagattaaattgttttatcCACATTCAAGTCAGCCTGGCGCTCAACCGGAAGTTAGTCGGCTCGGTCGGCGGAAGTGGCCAGTGCGCACGCTCTAAGGGCCGGACACAAAAGATCCGGGAACTTTCATACACAGGAGTTGTTTTGCTTCAAAACGCCGCTGAGCCGCtttaatacaaataaacatgctGTGTTCGGATGTGATATAACGTCCGTTGTTTTATCACTTATGTCACATATCACTCGAAACACCGGAAACTGTTACAAATGGATGAAATGTTGGaactttgtctgtttccccccGGACTCATTTCCGGTTACTCAACAATCCGAAAGGAATTTAGCGTGGCTTGCTGCTCCAGGACATAGACGGAGACGGAACACGGGCGAGCGGACTGTAAACACAGCGCACATCAGAGTGAGCAGACAGTTTTTAACGGAGTGTTTCTGGAGGGAAAGTTCGTGTgagtcagtgaaaatgtctaaagtcCAAACGCTGAGAGTTGTTGTGAAGCAGCGACTAACTGCggctgctgaagagatatttgagctgtttgaaagaacgaTAGCAGAGTACGAGGAGGAACTGTGTCGACACCGGAAACTACTGGACGCTGTTACCGAGCCTCAGGTCCAGTTACACAGAACAGGTCGGTTCTGTTTACTTGTTATTCTCACTTTACCAGCAGAGAACGGTATGTGAGACTGTTGGGTGGGTGgtgaatatgcaaatataatCCTGCTGGGCTGGTTTTACACATACTGCCCTGAATGTGTTAATTCATTGACAGCGCTAACTTAACACCGTTAGTAAAGAATCTATACATTCTGTTGTATGTTATGTTGGGATGTCGTCATATAGACGATAAGGACACGCGGGACTGTGGCGATATGAAAGCAAAGTAATCAGTCTAGATTTCTGCCTATATTCAACTCAAATCTAATGAAAGAGCTAGCCTTAGCTAACGTGGCTAATGTCAGCCCAGCTACTGTAGCCTCATTTTCTCACTGTTAGACTGTAGTTACAATTTTATAAAGgttcttttttaatttggcaGGTGTACAGTGGTGATAACATGTAATACAAACAGTATTCATACAGAACATAGATGTTAAAGTAGTCTGAAGGtaaagtgacattttgtgttggttctgtggtggaaatttctgtcaataaaagagtgaagtcagatctgtcttttcggtaagtttaatccaaccatctgcagatggactcaccacacagtcaaattcatgagctgagtgaatgagcccagagtaaaggagtgttcacaattttatacacagatatcaacaaggtcaggggaagagacaagcactctctgtgccagcagtgattaagctacacacatacgtacatacggctatcccaatcagacaggcttctcatccacacaagacataaagttaaaacttcatgacgcatgacctgggactctgtgcgaagcataaaattatcagacataaaacatgagacaagaaggcgactttctatctgagttttggctggttcgtgactctattacaatcatatagggcagaggttaggtgttcatacatttgcataagatatcagtcacatgaagcaagttagataaatgtttttaagaaatcatattcaacaaaatagttcaaaattcatcaacccataatgaaaaggaattttcccATCACAGTTCAGTGAGAGGAAAGTATCAAAATGCATAATGTATccacaaattttaaaaagtagcaGTGCTGGTGGTTGAAATGTTAACAGGAAATCTTTCTTCTCCACAGacgtccagcagctgttggagtGTAAAGAAGAGGAtcctcctgagcagcaggagaggagctccagtctggaccaggaggaaccagaacccccacacattaaagaggaacaggaggaactctggacccgtcaggagggagagcagcttccagggctggaggaggctgatatCAAGTTCACCTTCACTTCTGTCACTGTGAGGAGtgaggaagatgatgaagaggaacctcagtcctcacagcttcatcagagacagactgaacagatggagacagaagctgatggagaggactgtggaggacCAGAACTAGACAAGAACTCAGATCCAGATAGATATTTAAAACCTGTTACTGATGATGAGGTGTCACGCTTCTCTGAGCCCGAGATTAATGACAACGCctctgaacctgaacctgagaCTGATGACAGCAGTGACTGGGAGACCAGGACACCTGAGGTCCAGTCAGAGGAACGAGGTTCCAGTTGCACAGTCTGTAAAGAAACGTTTCCAAGCAGATCTGATGTTGTGAaacacatgagaacccacaAGAGGGAGAAACGGTTCAGTTGCTCGGTTTGtggtaaaacattttcacaaagttCGCATCGGAATCGTCACTTGATTGTCCACACGGGGGAGAAACCGTTCAGTTGTTCTCTCTGTGGTGCAAGATTCAAACAACGTTCAAGTTTGGCATCACACTTAAAAGTTCATGGCGGAGAAAAACCTCACACCTGCTCCGTTTGTAAAGCAACTTTCCGTTTCAGAAGGAATCTAAGCGCACACATGAAAAGCCACAGTGGAGAGAAACCAttcagttgttcagtttgtggTCAAAAATTTGCAGAAAGGGGATCAGTCAGAGCGCATATGAGTAGTCACACCGGGGAGAAACCATACAGTTGTTCACTTTGTGGTGAAAAATTTGCCAGACCTGGAACTCTGAGACGACACTCGATTATACACACACGGGAGAAACACTACAGCTGCAGCGTTTGTAACAAAAGTTTCACTCGACTTTATACTATCAAAATACACAAGTGTGTTGATGAGAGCAGCCAAAATGCATGAAGTTACAGAGATGTTTGTTGGTCCAGTTTCTTCCAGCACGACTGAAGTACTGAGGGCAACACTGATCAGTTAAAACTGTGATACAGATAACAGAAGACGTTCCTCTTTTATCTCATACGATGTTAGGTGTAGGGATGGGTACAGAAACCCGGTGTTATATGTACCAGATTATCAAATACTGTAGTATTGATAACCTCCAGGGTTAACAGTcattttttctatattttttattgtttagctgtgttttattatcatgaTGTAGCTCCGTCTCCTGTTGCAGAGGGAGGAAGTCTGAGACTAACTGATGTCTGTGTTCCTCATTCTTACCAAACTTGATATTTCAAGTCTGTTTCCACTGAGAGAATTTTGAGTTTATTGTGATTTTGCTGTCAAGATAGGAGTTTCATGTCTCTCAGGACATTTTTTAATAGTCACTGATAATTATAGTTGTGTAATATCCTTATTCTGTGAAACTGATAATGACTGACTGTAATCATAACCTGAAAATCTCAAATTGTTGCAGTAATTATATCACCCCTATTTGAATAAACTTGAATTCACTTTAAccttaaatttaattaaaatggattatTTTCTAATCTGTTTTTCCATAGATTGTATATCCTTCTCAACATATTCTACGTTTTGTAtcttcctctgttgtttctatttaattgaataattgagaggaggaggaagaagaagaagatgaaagtGTATCTTTGGAACAGTTCAAATAAAGTTGTTCAAAATCAGAAGAAATGCTAAAGTTAGTTTGCATCTCTTGCTAACAGGAACAATGATGAGCAGACTGTTTAAAAGGTAAAGCAGTAGATGGATGGAACCAGCAGGAGGGAGTGATACTACCTGTTAGATCCCGAGTTTTACCCCTGTCCAGGAGGTACTCCACCAGCTCTCCGTTATAAAGGATTAGATCCCTAAACCTACAAAAAGGTTGCTCGACAGTGGGAATTTAAATAGGGATTTTTAGCAGGTAATAAGGAGACTCGCCTAGCTTCTAACCGCCTGAATCTGAACATCTaccctgcttcctctggtttggcacCTGATATGAAGCCCTTGAGTCAGATACAGCCACCAGCCACGCCCGTTAACGGCAGCTCTCCTCTAAATGATCTGTGCACTTGGTATGATGCTCGGTTGGATTTTAAGGGCTTTTGGTAAATCCTAAGGGACTGTTTCAATTTGGTTGGCTAGAGTAACCTATAAGGGCCTTTAAGATATTATGCACACTTATTGCCTGACTTTTACTTCCATCAAAGAGCTATGAAATCAATGTCCACTACTTTAACTATATTATGTTGGTTTTATTGCATAGACTTTAGCAAGGGCAAAACATACAGCTCAATACTCATTTCAACTACAATCATTATCCAAAAATATTTCTAAAATCTAAACCTGGTAATACTAGATCAAATTAAGAGCTGAGGTTGGTTAAATTACTTGATTTGATCCGAGACGAAGAGGGTTTGGTCGATACATGGCTTGCCTCTCCCTTCCTGCTGAAAGCTCCCAAACTTGAGGTAAATCACCAACCCTGGCCGAAGGTCTCGAAAATCCCTCGAAGTTGAGACTCTCTCccagcagagtgaacaaaagTATTCCAGTGCAAATTATAATCCAAATTATAATCCGCAGCTTGTTGGAAAAATGGTTAATCCGATTTATGATCTTATTCCCTTggtttgttgctgctgaagaTTTCTTGAAATCCTTTTTGTGATGTCCAGACTGTTCACGTAATCCGTCTCAGGTGTTGTCTCAGGGCTGGAGCAGGTGGAAGAACAGATTCTAGTCTGTGCTCCTCTCGTCTTACACCCTCTTACTTCAGATATTAGTTGGTCTCGTGCCCGTATTTGGACAATTTTTGAGCATCTCTCAAGTTCAACAGTTGAACATGCTCCAGTTCGCCAGGTCACTCATAGTGTGATCAGTGCAAGTGAGTACATCCCCTAACCACAGACTCTGCtacttccttcttttccttAACAACCACCTTTGCCCTTCTTTGCTTTATTTCAATGCTTCAACATTCCCTTCATTACATTGCCAACTTCTCATACATTGATTTCAAACATAATTGCACATacattgttttgctttgcaACGCCAGTATTTAACTCTCACTCTGATCATTAGAGACAGAGTGACAAACTTTAAGTGCAGTTCCTTGATTTACACAGGCACACTGCACCACTCCCTTTCTCACTCCTCactttaattattttaacaatgATTATAATATCTTCTCTTTTAAATGAATTGATGGCAAACATTATGCAAAAGGCCAAGCTTCAACATGTTGCAGAATCAGTTCAGGACTATGTATGAAGTCTGGTGTCTGGCAGGAgtgtatgtggtgtgtgtgtgtgtgtgtgcatactgaTATCTCTTAGACAGGAGCAGATGGATCTCAGCTTTTCTTGACATACCATAGGCATATACATGGCCCGCTGCTGCGATACGTTGGTGTCGCTGCCATATTGGAGGAGGCAGCTCTGCCCCGTgaactaatacaagtcaatTTGTATACAAGTTATTCTGTGGGAATAAAAAGCACCGAGGTAgtttttataaatacagtgGTTTTTTGATGTTCTAAGTACTAATAATAACGATCATGGCtacaacaaaagaacaaaatctGCTGATCAAGATAAGAAACTGCAACTGGCAGTGAGctgatttttctttcagcagtgaagtgataaactccatgacagaacattatagaatatgataaaatataatggtaaaaaaagGTAAAGTTGCAGTAGGATACTACTATAAACATGAACCATATATACTTCCTGAATATATCCGTaagtgtttgagtgtgtaaatgagacattaacttacagcactttgtacaaggagctttataaagttcattTCATTGACATTAGTTCACGGGGCGGAGCTGCCACATTCAATATGGCGGCGACGTTGACGTACGCTACATGCAGGAAGTTAAACGCCGTTAaacaccaaagaagaagaagacggtaACAGGAAGTAGTCGGAGAGGGAACTCGGTCGCACGGAGCTGGTCGGAGAAGTTTCGACAGAGAACAAACTGTTTTACGGATCTTAAATCTCAGCATAGACTCTGATCTGTTCACTTTATTTTAACGGCTGAATTATCTGCTGCTTTCATTCGGAGCTAATGAAGCTAACTTAGCTTGTTAGCCGGAAATAGACGGAGCCGAGCGGACTGTGAACACAGCGCACATCAGAGTGAGCAGACAGTTTTTAACGGAGTGTTTCTGGAGGGAAAGTTCGTGTgagtcagtgaaaatgtctaaagtcCAAACGCTGAGAGTTGTTGTGAAGCAGCGACTAACTGCggctgctgaagagatatttgagctgtttgaaagaacgaTAGCAGAGTACGAGGAGGAACTGTGTCGACACCGGAAACTACTGGACGCTGTTACCGAGCCTCAGGTCCAGTTACACAGAACAGGTCGGTTCTGTTTACTTGTTATTCTCACTTTACCAGCAGAGAACGGTATGTGAGACTGTTGGGTGGGTGgtgaatatgcaaatataatCCTGCTGGGCTGGTTTTACACGTACTGCCCTGAATGTGTTCATTCACTGACAGCGCTAACTTAACACCGTTAGTAAAGAATCTATACATTCTGTTGTATGTTATGTTGGGATGTCGTCATATAGACGATAAGGACACGCGGGACTGTTGCGATATGAAAGCAAAGTAATCAGTCTAAATTTCTGCCTATATTCAACTCAAATTTAATGAAAGAACCTAAGCTAAcgtggctaatgttagcccaTTCTGACTAATCAATAACAGAAACTTACTGACAGATTGTCTTTATTAAGAGAGCACAGCGAGCCCTTTCATTAGATTTGACTTGTTAATACATAATGTCGAGACATCAGTAGTGGaatatacataaaaaacatgtcttatactgtagtagtagtagtatcacatataatctgtgtgtgttattaacattaacacagcCTCTGCTCCTGGAGGTCTGTCCAGTGGACACACTggtaaaccaaactccattcagaaaacagctgttttaaagtcaggtctctctttttttttttaaagagttaaACTGTAGTTTCAACTTTACAAAGgttcttttttaatttggcaGGTGTACAGTGGTGATAAAGTGACAGAAGTGTAAAGAGTGTCAAACTCAACAGAGTCATCCTGAACTGTGATGCAGACAGACTGTGAAGAAATGAACTCAACTCACCTCCCAGTTCATGTCATATACTTACATGAAACACCTCATGCTGAAACTTCTATTAAATTAATCTGACCTTGTGAAATCCTTCAGCTGTACTCCGGATAGAAGtttcaaaatcagtgtttttctcgAAAAGCCCTGACATGAACTGGGaaaaagttttcagttttagatGAGTTTGTAGGAGTAAGAGCTCACAAACACGCAGTAATACAAACAGTATTCATGCAGTACATAGATGTTAAAGTAGTCTGAAGGTAAAGTGACATTTAGTGTCGGTTCAGTGAGAGGAAATTATCAAAGTGCAGAATGTCTTCACACATTTTAGAAAGTAGCCGTGCTGGTGGTTGAAATGTTAACAGGAAATCTTTCTTCTTCACAGacgtccagcagctgttggagagtgaagaagaggatcctcctgagcagcaggagaggagctccagtctggaccagcaGGACCCACCAGAGCCgccacacattaaagaggaacaggaggagctgtgGACCCGTCAGAAGGGAGAGCAGCTTccagggctggaggaggctgatatCAAGTTCACACTCACTCCTGTGAGgagtgaagaagatgatgagagacagactgaacagatggagacagaagctGATGGAGAGGACTATGGAGGATCAGAACCAGACAGGCACTCAGATCCAGAAAGATATTTACAACCAGTTACTGATGATGAGACTTCACACCCCTCTGAACCCGAGACTGATCACAGCACTGATTGGGAGACCAGGAAACCTCAGGTCCATTCTGAGGAACGAGGTTCCACCTGCTCAGTTTGTAAAAGAAAATTTCCACGCAGATCTCATGTTGTGAAgcacatgagaacccacacaggggagaaaccATTCAGTTGCTCATTTTGTGGCAAAAGGTTTTCACAAAAGGAACATCTGGCTCGACACTTTGTTGtccacacaggggagaaaccGTTCAGTTGTTCTCTCTGTGGCGCAAGATTCACACAACGCTCAAATTTAGCTTCACACTTACAAGTTCATCGAGGTGGTAAACCTCACGCCTGCTCTGTTTGTAAAGCGCGTTTCACTCTTAGAAGGAATCTAAGTGTACACATGAGACTACACAGGGAAGAGAAACCAttcagttgttcagtttgtggTAGAAAGTTTGCACGACATGGAACTCTGAGACGACACtcgactacacacacacaggagaaacgATACAGCTGCAGCGTTTGTAACAAAAGCTTCACTCGGCTTTATACCAGCAAAATACACAAGTGTGTTGGTGAGAGCAGCCAGAATTCATGAAGTGGCAGAGATGTTTgcatgttagcatcaaaatctctatatttaaaacagtaagaagtctcaacacaacatgaaactttgctggtagcatcaccagggtctctgcacatgaacaccagcactgagaacatcgttgtgtacacagagttactaaaaagaaagtttttgaacagctcatgttagcagttgtTTACCTGTCTTacatgaggctcctttttcaacttcaaggtaaatattgtttttcactaatgacaaaacaacaaattatcctgtatttatatggaactaagctttagcagcgttccaccttaactgtcctccaggttacgtctcattctgaggtcgactcttctccactggcaggacggcggcgagcggaacaagctgctgctaacatgagctgttcaaaaactttaatttttagtaactctgtgtcctcagacaatgttgtcagtgctggtgttcatgtgtagagaccctggtgatgctaccagcacagtttcacgttgtgtccagacttcttactgttttaaaaacagagattttgtgcctgtagcactcccactgaaaaagagtttgacctgaaaacgaaaatacggtaaatcttaaaagtggtgCTTTCCATGTAATTATGCCTCTaaacaaaggtttgactcatacattcacaaaaagaacgagagtttcactttaacactgTGATACAGATGATAAAAGAGGACGTGCTTCTTCTTTTATCTCATGTGATGTTGGGTGTAGGGATGTCTGCCGATACCGAGTTCTGATCCGatcagccttttttaaaattttgttgaaacaaagtaaatactttcatatggcttctgtcttattctgcatatgttGTTCCAACATTGGCCTCCACTTTCCTTAtgttagcaggtgagtgtgtgacgcTGAAGtgcctccatatcatccactgctttcTACATATTCCTTCcgttgtcatgtaaaatgatgCTTGTCTGTCTCACAGCGTTCAGCATCTTCTTGcctgcctgttttacatgctctgctgtatgtaatgtgatgtaatgcagAGATGGATCGGGACATCTCTAACAGAAACCGGGTGTTATGTACCAGATTATTAATACTGCAGTATTGATAACCTCCAAAGTTAACAGTCATTTTATCcattcattttatgttttatctgtgttttattatcatgCTGTCGCAGATGGAGGAAGTCTGAGACTGACTGATGtctctgttcttctttcttACTAAACTTGATATTTTAAGTCTGTTTCCACTGAGAGTTTTGAGTTTATTGTGTTCTTTTGTATTGTACTTTGTTCCAGCATGACTGAAATACTGAAGGCAACACTTGATTCACTGATCAGTTAAATCAATTTGCTTCAGTCTCTCAAGCTGTTTTTAagttctgtttgtatttgtttctacATTTCTTTATGGTATCACGTGTATTTcactcaaaatgtatttaaatggtTCCAAAAGCATTTTCTGTCTCCTACCCAGCATTAAGCTCAACATGTGTTGTTAGAAAACGTTTCTGAAACATCTCGAGGTGCTTTGTGTAAAACCTGCTGTTACTCTGGATGATAAAGCTTCAGATTAAACTCTCCGAACATCAGAACGAATGTTTCTTTAGTTTCTGACttgaaactgaaatgatgtttatttttctgcttcagtCAAGAGAAGGCACACAACATGGAGGACCTGTGTTCTGGTTTAACTGATAACACACCAGAAACACTTTATTTAGAGGAAATCCACCTCATTACAGGTTTAACATGAttttaaacactaaaaacactGTACGatttctgcctgaaaatgtCTAGAAACCAAATTCTTTGAAGAGAAATCTGTAATTCTACTCACTGTAATGTGCTTTCTGCTGATCATATAACTTAATAAGGGACAcagaaatatattaaatgtatttattctctacggtgtgaaaaacacaagtgctGCTGGAATACCTGCTGTATGACTGgttcataataataatctttaaatagcaaattttaaaaacagtttcttctttctgcttCTTTCACCCTGTGAGGATTCAGGGTCAAACgtcacatgatgatgtaattacacagtctGACCACTGCGAGAGAGTTGGCTTCAGAGTCGTTCTTCCTGTGGGTCTCGcaagaaactttaaaaaagaggaaagagtcCTGACATCACTGAGTGTCTGAACAACTGACATGATTTACAGGACTGATAACTCATGTGACCACACGTTCTGTGAACAGGAATGTGTGAGAGTCCATACAGCATGTTGGCTTTTAGTgtttctccatcatctcctgCAGACTTCAATACAGCCGGCACCACAGTGACCCGTCCTTCTTCTTCAGGTTCCTCAGAGATTTGAGGCTCGCTCACTTTCCTTCTGGTCATATGTTAAAAATGGACAGGATAATGTGGTTGCAGGAAAAATATGATACAGTGAAGACAACCTTTGACCTCTGGTACAGAATATCAGTTTCACAGaatcaacacatcacacatttataattataattatgtATCTGTCACAATGACTCTGAGAACAGAAGGTTTGGTCAAACGAACACTTTATTGTAATGGCACAAAATGTCCTAACAGACATGAAACTGGATGTAAACTTGAAATATTATATTGACTATGTTAGAATTCGCTACTATCAATGAACAAACATACGTGGTGCAATAATCatcaactttaaaggtgcagtatgtaagaagtGTCCAGCTGTTGAAGCTGCTGAACGCTCaacacaaacaggcagcagcacaTCACAGCGGCTGTGCACGAGGCGGTTTGGACTTGGAGCTCGTAGCAACAGAATCATGTTGGTGTTTATACCTCAAGTGTTCAATCAACCGGTGTCTGGAACTGAAAGGTCTTCTACAAACTGAGCACGTGTGAGGGTTTTCTCCTGTATGAAGTCTGAAGTGAACGCTCAGAGACGAcctctgtgtgtatttcttaCCACAGACGGAACAACTAAATGGTTTCTCCCCCGTGTGGACGACTTCGTGTTGTTTCAGATGATGACTTCGTGAAAATCCTTTACCACAAACTGAGCAACAGAACCGTTTCTTCTCccctgtgtgggttctcatgtgatTCACAAAATGGAATTTGtctgaaaaggtttttttacAAACCGAGCAGCTGGAGTCTTTTTCCTGCATCTCCCAGTCACTGCTGTCATCAGTCTCTGGTTCAGAGCCGCTGTCCTCAGTCCTGGTTTCAGGGCAGTGTGAcgtctcatcatcatcatcagtaacaGGTTTTAAATATCTATATGGATCTGAGGTCCggtctggttctggtcctccacagtcctctccatcagcttctgtctccatctgttcagtctgtctctgatgaagctgtgaggactgaggttcctcttcatcatcttcttcactcCTCACAGGAGTGAAGGTGAACTTGatatcagcctcctccagccctggaagctgctctccctcctgacgggtccagagttcctcctgttcctctttaatgtgtggc
This window of the Acanthopagrus latus isolate v.2019 chromosome 3, fAcaLat1.1, whole genome shotgun sequence genome carries:
- the LOC119017285 gene encoding zinc finger protein 771-like isoform X1; the protein is MSHITRNTGNCYKWMKCWNFVCFPPDSFPVTQQSERNLAWLAAPGHRRRRNTGERTVNTAHIRVSRQFLTECFWRESSCESVKMSKVQTLRVVVKQRLTAAAEEIFELFERTIAEYEEELCRHRKLLDAVTEPQVQLHRTDVQQLLECKEEDPPEQQERSSSLDQEEPEPPHIKEEQEELWTRQEGEQLPGLEEADIKFTFTSVTVRSEEDDEEEPQSSQLHQRQTEQMETEADGEDCGGPELDKNSDPDRYLKPVTDDEVSRFSEPEINDNASEPEPETDDSSDWETRTPEVQSEERGSSCTVCKETFPSRSDVVKHMRTHKREKRFSCSVCGKTFSQSSHRNRHLIVHTGEKPFSCSLCGARFKQRSSLASHLKVHGGEKPHTCSVCKATFRFRRNLSAHMKSHSGEKPFSCSVCGQKFAERGSVRAHMSSHTGEKPYSCSLCGEKFARPGTLRRHSIIHTREKHYSCSVCNKSFTRLYTIKIHKCVDESSQNA
- the LOC119017285 gene encoding zinc finger protein 771-like isoform X2, producing MSKVQTLRVVVKQRLTAAAEEIFELFERTIAEYEEELCRHRKLLDAVTEPQVQLHRTDVQQLLECKEEDPPEQQERSSSLDQEEPEPPHIKEEQEELWTRQEGEQLPGLEEADIKFTFTSVTVRSEEDDEEEPQSSQLHQRQTEQMETEADGEDCGGPELDKNSDPDRYLKPVTDDEVSRFSEPEINDNASEPEPETDDSSDWETRTPEVQSEERGSSCTVCKETFPSRSDVVKHMRTHKREKRFSCSVCGKTFSQSSHRNRHLIVHTGEKPFSCSLCGARFKQRSSLASHLKVHGGEKPHTCSVCKATFRFRRNLSAHMKSHSGEKPFSCSVCGQKFAERGSVRAHMSSHTGEKPYSCSLCGEKFARPGTLRRHSIIHTREKHYSCSVCNKSFTRLYTIKIHKCVDESSQNA
- the LOC119017301 gene encoding zinc finger protein 436-like isoform X2, whose translation is MSKVQTLRVVVKQRLTAAAEEIFELFERTIAEYEEELCRHRKLLDAVTEPQVQLHRTDVQQLLESEEEDPPEQQERSSSLDQEEPPEPPHIKEEQEELWTRQEGEQLPGLEEADIKFTFTPVRSEEDDEEEPQSSQLHQRQTEQMETEADGEDCGGPEPDRTSDPYRYLKPVTDDDDETSHCPETRTEDSGSEPETDDSSDWEMQEKDSSCSVCKKTFSDKFHFVNHMRTHTGEKKRFCCSVCGKGFSRSHHLKQHEVVHTGEKPFSCSVCGKKYTQRSSLSVHFRLHTGENPHTCSVCRRPFSSRHRLIEHLRYKHQHDSVATSSKSKPPRAQPL